One window from the genome of Treponema sp. OMZ 838 encodes:
- the rpoB gene encoding DNA-directed RNA polymerase subunit beta, with translation MPVRKTVNRQYIGKNIQNFMELPNLIDIQLASYEKFLRRGTHQSGNTSEEVGLEDVFRTTFPIESPNGDMTLEYQSYTLDENDIKFSEYECKQKGLTYAIPLKAQIDLVFNQTGEIRRKSIYMGDIPLMTERGTFIINGAERVVVSQIHRSPGVIFSHDKGVYSSRIIPYRGSWLEFEIDQKKDLIYAKLDKKKRILGTLFLRALGYETREQIIDFFYKTEVLPVAEGTTEYDKLVGRVFAKRITVADESGERTLYQAGEKIHPHVVDELRQNHITEVTVIDFKKEGSLDSPVIINCFEREEIRFADAAKGQEPTKEEALSVVYAALKPGDPMTVEAAEKDLTSMFFSPRRYDLGRVGRYKLNKKFDYEHPVEECTLILDDIVNTMKYLIQVYIGDASIDDIDHLGNRRVRSVGELMTNTLKTAFLRMERIARERMGSKEIETIKPQELISIKPIVATIKEFFGASQLSQFMDQVNPLAELTHKRRLNALGPGGLSRDRAGFEVRDVHYTHYGRMCPIETPEGPNIGLIVSMASYAHVNDYGFLEAPYVKVVNGVATREVEYLSAMDEDKYYIAQVSTAVQSDGTITAEQIACRHQGDYTTRSSKEVQYMDVSPKQIISVSASLIPFLEHDDANRALMGSNMQRQGVPLVFPEPPRVGTGMEGKCAYDSGVLIKAKRSGTVTFVSSEKISIESDAPEGTEAKVRDYTLLKYQRTNQDTCYHQRPIVAVGQHVEVGDVIADGPATYQGELALGRNILVGFVPWNGYNYEDAILISRRVLKEDMFTSVHIKEFTTEVRETKLGAERITSDIPNKSEKSLDNLDAEGIIRIGAQVRSGDILIGKITPKNESETTPEFKLLNSIFGEKAKDVRDSSLRVPHGVEGTVIDVQRLKRSQGDDLNPGVDEFIKVLIATKRKLREGDKMAGRHGNKGIVARILPEEDMPYMEDGTPLDICLNPLGVPSRMNIGQILESELGLAGLRLDEWYEAPVFQSPTNEQIEKKLVEAGIPANSKVKLRDGRTGMPFQNDVFVGVIYFMKLAHLVDDKMHARSTGPYSLVTQQPLGGKAQFGGQRLGEMEVWALEAYGAANTLQELLTIKSDDMHGRSKIYESIVKGQAATAAGIPESFNVLVQELRGLALDFTIYDEKGKQIPLTERDEELITENSSKF, from the coding sequence ATGCCTGTGCGGAAAACGGTTAATCGCCAGTATATTGGAAAAAATATTCAAAATTTTATGGAGCTGCCTAATTTAATTGATATTCAGCTCGCTTCGTATGAAAAATTTTTACGCCGCGGAACACACCAAAGCGGGAATACTTCGGAGGAAGTCGGTTTGGAGGATGTGTTTCGGACAACCTTCCCGATTGAAAGCCCGAACGGCGACATGACGCTGGAGTACCAATCATATACGCTGGATGAAAATGATATTAAATTTAGTGAATACGAATGCAAGCAGAAGGGGTTGACTTATGCTATCCCGTTGAAGGCTCAGATAGACTTGGTGTTTAACCAAACCGGTGAAATCCGCCGTAAGAGTATCTATATGGGCGACATTCCGTTGATGACCGAACGCGGTACCTTTATCATCAATGGTGCGGAACGTGTTGTCGTTTCTCAGATACACCGTTCTCCGGGCGTTATTTTTTCTCATGATAAGGGCGTTTATTCCAGCCGGATTATTCCCTACCGCGGAAGTTGGCTTGAATTTGAAATCGACCAGAAAAAAGATCTGATTTATGCAAAGCTTGATAAGAAAAAGCGTATTTTAGGAACGCTGTTCTTGCGGGCACTGGGATATGAAACCCGCGAACAAATTATCGATTTTTTCTATAAAACCGAAGTGCTGCCGGTTGCCGAAGGAACGACGGAATACGATAAGCTGGTAGGCCGTGTGTTTGCCAAGCGGATAACCGTAGCTGATGAATCCGGAGAGCGGACGCTCTATCAGGCCGGTGAAAAGATTCATCCCCACGTTGTCGATGAACTGCGGCAAAACCATATTACCGAAGTTACCGTTATCGATTTTAAAAAAGAGGGCAGCCTTGATTCCCCCGTTATTATCAACTGTTTTGAACGCGAGGAAATCCGCTTTGCCGATGCTGCAAAGGGGCAGGAGCCTACAAAAGAGGAAGCCTTATCGGTTGTGTATGCAGCCTTAAAGCCCGGCGATCCGATGACGGTAGAGGCTGCCGAAAAAGATTTAACCTCGATGTTTTTCTCACCCCGTCGGTATGATCTCGGCCGTGTGGGGCGGTATAAGCTGAATAAAAAATTTGACTACGAGCATCCCGTTGAAGAATGTACCCTTATTCTCGACGATATCGTAAACACAATGAAGTACCTTATTCAGGTTTATATCGGGGATGCTTCGATAGACGATATCGACCATCTCGGAAATAGACGCGTTCGTTCCGTCGGCGAGCTGATGACCAATACGCTTAAAACTGCATTCCTCCGTATGGAGCGGATCGCGCGCGAGCGGATGGGGTCAAAAGAAATTGAAACGATTAAGCCGCAAGAGCTTATTTCTATAAAGCCTATTGTTGCCACCATTAAAGAGTTTTTTGGCGCAAGTCAGCTTTCACAGTTTATGGATCAGGTCAATCCGCTCGCGGAGCTTACCCATAAACGCCGTCTAAACGCATTAGGCCCCGGCGGTCTTTCCCGTGACCGCGCAGGTTTTGAAGTCCGCGACGTTCACTATACCCATTACGGACGGATGTGCCCGATTGAAACGCCGGAAGGGCCGAATATCGGTCTTATCGTGTCGATGGCAAGCTATGCGCATGTCAACGACTACGGCTTTTTGGAAGCGCCGTATGTCAAGGTCGTGAACGGTGTTGCAACCCGCGAGGTTGAATACCTTTCGGCGATGGACGAGGATAAATATTACATTGCACAGGTATCTACCGCAGTGCAGAGCGACGGTACGATTACCGCTGAACAGATTGCATGCCGCCATCAGGGCGACTATACGACGCGCAGTTCAAAAGAAGTGCAGTACATGGACGTGTCGCCCAAACAGATTATCTCCGTGTCCGCGTCGCTCATTCCCTTCCTTGAGCACGACGACGCAAACCGTGCGCTCATGGGTTCAAACATGCAGCGGCAGGGTGTGCCGCTCGTATTCCCCGAACCGCCCCGTGTCGGTACCGGCATGGAAGGCAAGTGTGCGTATGATTCGGGCGTGTTAATCAAAGCAAAGCGGAGCGGTACGGTTACGTTCGTTTCCTCCGAAAAGATTTCTATCGAATCGGATGCGCCGGAAGGAACGGAAGCAAAAGTTCGCGACTATACGTTGCTGAAATATCAGCGCACCAATCAGGATACCTGTTATCATCAGCGGCCGATTGTTGCAGTCGGGCAGCACGTGGAGGTAGGCGATGTCATTGCTGACGGCCCTGCGACCTATCAGGGAGAGCTTGCGCTCGGCCGCAATATTCTGGTCGGTTTTGTGCCGTGGAACGGGTATAACTACGAAGATGCTATTTTGATTTCCCGCCGTGTATTGAAAGAAGATATGTTCACGTCGGTACATATTAAAGAGTTTACAACAGAAGTCCGTGAAACCAAGCTCGGCGCGGAGCGGATTACCAGCGATATTCCCAATAAGTCGGAAAAAAGCCTCGATAATCTTGATGCGGAAGGTATTATCCGTATCGGTGCGCAAGTTCGTTCCGGCGATATCTTAATCGGTAAGATCACGCCTAAAAACGAGTCGGAAACAACGCCTGAATTTAAGCTGCTTAACTCGATATTCGGTGAGAAAGCGAAGGATGTCCGCGACTCCTCTCTGCGTGTACCGCACGGTGTTGAAGGTACGGTCATCGATGTTCAGCGTTTGAAGCGTTCTCAGGGTGATGATCTTAATCCCGGTGTTGACGAGTTTATCAAGGTGCTTATTGCGACAAAACGTAAGTTGCGCGAAGGTGATAAGATGGCAGGCCGCCACGGAAACAAGGGTATTGTTGCCCGTATTTTACCGGAAGAGGATATGCCGTATATGGAAGACGGTACGCCGCTCGATATTTGTTTGAATCCGCTCGGTGTTCCTTCTCGTATGAATATCGGTCAGATTTTGGAATCGGAACTCGGACTCGCGGGCTTGCGCCTTGACGAATGGTACGAGGCGCCCGTATTCCAGTCACCGACCAATGAGCAAATCGAGAAGAAACTGGTGGAAGCGGGTATTCCCGCCAACTCAAAGGTAAAGCTGCGCGATGGACGAACCGGTATGCCCTTCCAAAACGACGTATTTGTCGGGGTCATCTACTTTATGAAACTTGCACACCTTGTTGACGATAAGATGCACGCCCGTTCAACCGGTCCGTATTCGTTGGTAACTCAGCAGCCGCTCGGCGGTAAGGCTCAGTTCGGCGGTCAGCGCTTGGGAGAAATGGAAGTGTGGGCGCTTGAAGCCTACGGCGCGGCCAATACGCTTCAGGAGCTTTTAACCATTAAGTCGGATGATATGCACGGACGCTCAAAGATATATGAGTCTATCGTGAAGGGTCAGGCTGCTACTGCTGCCGGAATCCCCGAATCGTT
- the rpmG gene encoding 50S ribosomal protein L33, with translation MAKKTSVELIALQCTECKRKNYTTAKNRKNIQGKLELSKYCPFDRKHTVHKETKVK, from the coding sequence ATGGCTAAGAAAACATCTGTTGAGCTTATCGCATTACAATGTACTGAATGTAAGCGGAAGAACTACACTACCGCAAAGAATCGGAAGAATATTCAAGGCAAGCTTGAGTTAAGTAAATATTGTCCGTTTGATCGTAAGCATACCGTACATAAAGAAACAAAAGTTAAATAA
- the rplA gene encoding 50S ribosomal protein L1, which produces MKHGKNYRNALKKYDSAALFTVPKAVELVKELKFAKFDETVELHVSLKLGKNQSVRDTVVLPHQFRGEKRVLVFCKEDRVKEALDAGAAYAGAADYIEKVKGGWLDFDIAVATPDMMKDVGRLGMVLGRKGLMPNPKTGTVTADIGAAINELKKGRVEFRADKTGVVHLAIGKVSMDTDKIAENITVLLTEIGRKKPADAKADFIQSVSVSSTMGPGVWVDYKVGE; this is translated from the coding sequence ATGAAACACGGAAAAAATTACCGCAATGCGTTAAAAAAATACGATAGTGCTGCTCTTTTCACTGTTCCCAAGGCTGTAGAGTTAGTAAAAGAGCTGAAGTTTGCGAAATTCGATGAAACAGTTGAGCTTCATGTCAGCTTGAAGCTGGGTAAAAACCAGAGCGTTCGTGATACCGTTGTTTTGCCGCATCAGTTTAGAGGTGAAAAGCGCGTATTGGTGTTCTGTAAAGAAGACCGCGTAAAAGAAGCTTTGGATGCCGGTGCGGCGTATGCCGGTGCTGCCGACTATATCGAAAAAGTTAAGGGTGGCTGGCTTGATTTTGATATCGCTGTCGCTACTCCCGATATGATGAAGGATGTTGGGCGGCTTGGTATGGTGCTTGGTCGGAAAGGCTTGATGCCTAACCCCAAGACGGGAACGGTTACTGCCGATATCGGAGCGGCTATCAATGAGCTGAAAAAAGGTCGGGTTGAATTTCGTGCCGATAAAACCGGTGTCGTTCATCTTGCAATCGGTAAAGTTTCGATGGATACGGACAAGATCGCCGAAAATATTACGGTTCTTTTGACCGAAATCGGGCGAAAGAAGCCTGCTGATGCGAAGGCTGATTTTATTCAATCGGTTTCTGTCAGTTCTACGATGGGACCGGGTGTCTGGGTAGATTATAAGGTAGGAGAATAA
- the nusG gene encoding transcription termination/antitermination protein NusG, whose amino-acid sequence MAKEWYILHIFSGYEKRIERAIRLLIENGEIPAGVISEIKIPEEELTEVKDGKKRVVRRKFLPGYILIEMDLPAVNWKGVCTPIRRIHGVTGFLGVVGDARPQAISADEAKSVLQKSGEIKGEKARAAQMFTPGQQVKIIEGPFDTFAGTVEEVMADRNKLRVMVAIFGRTTPVEVDMLQVELI is encoded by the coding sequence ATGGCAAAGGAATGGTATATTCTGCATATCTTTTCAGGCTATGAAAAGAGGATAGAGCGCGCAATACGTCTGTTGATAGAAAACGGTGAAATTCCTGCTGGAGTTATCTCTGAAATTAAAATCCCTGAAGAAGAATTGACCGAAGTGAAGGATGGTAAGAAACGAGTTGTTCGTCGAAAGTTTCTGCCCGGTTATATTCTTATTGAAATGGATCTGCCTGCTGTAAACTGGAAGGGGGTGTGTACTCCGATTAGAAGAATACACGGTGTTACCGGGTTTTTGGGTGTTGTCGGAGATGCTCGTCCTCAGGCTATTTCAGCTGATGAGGCAAAAAGTGTTTTACAGAAATCAGGGGAGATTAAAGGTGAAAAGGCGCGGGCTGCTCAGATGTTTACACCCGGTCAGCAGGTTAAGATCATAGAGGGTCCTTTTGATACCTTCGCCGGCACTGTCGAAGAAGTTATGGCAGACCGCAATAAGCTGCGGGTAATGGTTGCTATATTCGGTAGAACAACCCCTGTTGAAGTTGATATGCTTCAAGTTGAGTTGATTTAA
- a CDS encoding arginine repressor, with product MKQRLTRLKTIRKLIKSYPIESQEMLLGYLDREGFSVTQATLSRDLKMLKVSKVSNGKGDYVYTVPSDDHPRETEQAGIQDFLRGYISIDYSGNMAVIKTYSGHTELISMALENMGFESVLGIIAGRDNCVFICLREGVSGEQFLRELKDRIPELED from the coding sequence GTGAAACAGCGGCTGACAAGATTAAAAACAATCAGAAAACTGATAAAATCATATCCGATTGAATCTCAAGAAATGCTGCTCGGTTATTTGGATCGTGAAGGCTTTTCCGTTACTCAGGCGACCTTGTCGCGTGATTTAAAGATGCTCAAGGTGAGCAAGGTTTCCAATGGAAAGGGTGATTATGTTTATACAGTGCCGAGCGATGACCATCCTCGTGAAACCGAGCAGGCGGGTATTCAAGATTTTTTACGCGGGTATATTTCTATAGATTATTCCGGAAATATGGCAGTTATTAAAACATATTCGGGGCATACCGAACTGATTTCGATGGCGCTTGAAAATATGGGCTTTGAGTCTGTTCTCGGTATCATTGCCGGCCGTGATAATTGCGTGTTTATTTGTTTGAGGGAAGGAGTAAGCGGCGAGCAGTTTCTGCGTGAGCTGAAAGACCGGATCCCCGAATTGGAAGACTGA
- the rplJ gene encoding 50S ribosomal protein L10: protein MALRAHKPQPAKTAAIENITNELKAASSFIFTEYRGLSVEQITQLRAKLRENNCTYKVVRNNFARIAFDSVNLDVKDYLVGPTAVAMMSEDANAAAKTLFEFAKETPALVVKGAVVDGEFYDTAKIEAFSKLPGKKELIAMFMSTVNATTAKFVRTLQAIVDKEGGASDSAPASAEA from the coding sequence ATGGCACTGCGAGCACATAAACCGCAGCCTGCAAAGACGGCTGCTATCGAAAATATTACGAATGAGTTAAAAGCTGCTTCGTCATTTATTTTTACAGAATATCGCGGGTTGTCTGTCGAGCAGATTACACAGCTGCGCGCAAAACTTCGTGAAAATAATTGTACCTACAAAGTTGTGCGTAATAACTTTGCACGTATCGCTTTCGACTCCGTGAATTTGGATGTTAAAGACTATTTAGTCGGGCCTACCGCAGTTGCGATGATGAGCGAAGATGCAAACGCAGCTGCAAAAACGTTGTTTGAATTTGCAAAAGAAACTCCTGCACTGGTTGTAAAAGGTGCAGTGGTTGACGGGGAATTCTACGATACTGCAAAAATCGAAGCATTCTCTAAATTGCCCGGCAAGAAAGAGCTTATTGCAATGTTTATGTCCACAGTCAATGCAACGACTGCGAAGTTTGTGCGTACTCTTCAAGCTATTGTTGATAAAGAAGGGGGCGCTTCAGACTCTGCACCTGCATCGGCTGAAGCATAA
- a CDS encoding bifunctional oligoribonuclease/PAP phosphatase NrnA: MANIITPAVPQKLIDFLHSYPMFLIAGHKEPDGDCIGSSIAMSLFLQRLGKKTQLLSAGPFQRPEIRMYEPLFSAQVPEALIKRPENTGVIIVDCSGIDRTGDIAEQLKNFPSICIDHHATNTTNEAGSLVYADAPSTTFIIQTIIEAMTGSVTREEAEMLFFGLCTDTGFFRHLDERSGEVFAHTARLVQAGANPKYTFATINGGKSFGSRTLISRVLARMKPYYDGRLIVSYETYQDKQEIGIENRDSDMAYQLIQGIAGVKAICIVRQDTETHCSVGFRSLDTVDVSIIASSFGGGGHKQAAGLYIEGIAEQLIPKFVAAFAPQFQDVFTHVKI, from the coding sequence ATGGCTAATATTATTACACCTGCCGTTCCACAGAAATTAATCGATTTTTTACATTCATACCCGATGTTCCTCATAGCCGGTCATAAAGAACCCGATGGAGATTGCATCGGAAGCAGTATTGCGATGTCCCTTTTCTTACAACGGTTGGGAAAAAAAACGCAGTTACTTTCTGCCGGACCATTTCAACGGCCGGAAATTCGGATGTATGAACCGCTTTTTTCTGCACAGGTACCGGAAGCGCTCATCAAACGCCCTGAGAACACAGGGGTTATCATCGTTGACTGTTCGGGAATAGACCGGACGGGCGACATTGCCGAACAATTAAAAAACTTTCCTTCAATTTGCATTGATCATCACGCTACCAATACGACAAACGAAGCCGGCTCTCTTGTATATGCAGATGCCCCTTCAACAACATTTATCATCCAAACGATTATCGAAGCGATGACGGGCTCCGTAACACGAGAGGAAGCGGAGATGCTGTTTTTCGGACTTTGTACCGACACGGGTTTTTTCCGTCACTTGGATGAACGGAGCGGCGAGGTATTTGCTCATACTGCGCGGCTCGTACAGGCAGGAGCAAACCCGAAATACACCTTTGCAACGATTAACGGCGGTAAGTCATTCGGGTCGCGGACACTTATCTCGCGCGTATTAGCCCGTATGAAGCCGTATTATGACGGAAGGCTCATCGTTTCGTATGAAACGTATCAAGATAAACAAGAAATCGGCATCGAAAACAGGGATTCCGATATGGCATATCAGCTTATCCAGGGCATTGCAGGGGTAAAAGCAATTTGCATTGTACGGCAGGATACCGAAACACATTGCAGCGTCGGGTTCCGCTCTCTCGATACTGTTGATGTCAGTATTATTGCCTCTTCCTTCGGCGGCGGCGGGCATAAGCAGGCCGCGGGACTTTATATAGAAGGAATTGCCGAACAACTCATACCGAAGTTTGTTGCAGCGTTTGCCCCTCAGTTTCAAGACGTATTTACTCACGTAAAAATCTAA
- the rplL gene encoding 50S ribosomal protein L7/L12 has product MAALTNEQIIEAIKEKTILELSELIKSMEEVFGVTAAAPVAVVAGGAAGGAAAAEEQTEFTVTLKGLTDPSKKIGVIKEVRNVVAGLGLKEAKELVEGAPKVLKENVSKEEAQKIKEAMTAAGAEITIA; this is encoded by the coding sequence ATGGCGGCATTAACAAACGAGCAAATTATTGAGGCAATCAAAGAGAAGACAATTCTTGAGCTTTCCGAATTGATTAAATCTATGGAAGAAGTATTCGGTGTAACAGCAGCTGCTCCTGTTGCAGTTGTTGCCGGCGGTGCTGCGGGCGGTGCTGCGGCTGCTGAAGAGCAGACTGAATTTACCGTAACGCTCAAAGGCCTGACTGATCCCAGCAAGAAAATCGGCGTAATCAAAGAGGTTAGAAACGTTGTTGCAGGACTTGGTCTTAAAGAAGCAAAAGAGCTTGTAGAGGGCGCTCCGAAAGTATTGAAGGAGAATGTTTCTAAGGAAGAAGCTCAGAAGATTAAAGAGGCAATGACAGCTGCCGGTGCAGAGATTACGATTGCTTAA
- the secE gene encoding preprotein translocase subunit SecE, translating into MSKIITFGKECVAELRKVVWPTRDDVVSAVKVVIVSTILVAVFLGIVDTFFVACLGWFF; encoded by the coding sequence ATGTCAAAAATAATTACTTTTGGAAAAGAATGTGTTGCTGAACTGCGTAAGGTGGTTTGGCCTACTCGTGATGATGTTGTTTCTGCTGTGAAGGTTGTTATCGTATCTACTATTCTTGTTGCTGTTTTTCTCGGTATTGTTGATACTTTCTTTGTCGCTTGCCTCGGCTGGTTCTTTTAA
- a CDS encoding RluA family pseudouridine synthase: MNKTSSHESIGHNTRFAFSRSGGKGGQKEKDNRIMTAGTKTAGTKFEKKHKRDFGREKITVLYEDEDLAVIYKPDGMLSVPYPGSRAQTALEVLERMMRKKGTYSQAHRPFAVHRLDRETSGVMMFAMTEKAQKKIMDHWQTLVTGRIYRAVAENPVQGNAARSTFGVIKNSGTINDEIAYNAHNRGFVPYDKARFKTVSAVTHYKIIERGTHHTLFELSLETGRKNQIRAHLASKGYVLAGDENYRAKTNPFGRLALHARTLEFNHPFTGEPLKFEIPEPKEWLLYVKNG, from the coding sequence ATGAATAAAACTTCTTCCCATGAATCCATAGGACACAATACACGTTTTGCTTTTTCACGTTCCGGCGGAAAAGGCGGACAGAAAGAAAAAGATAATCGTATTATGACTGCCGGAACAAAGACAGCCGGAACAAAATTTGAAAAGAAACACAAACGGGATTTCGGACGGGAAAAAATTACAGTCCTGTATGAAGATGAGGATCTTGCGGTGATTTACAAGCCTGATGGGATGCTTTCCGTGCCATATCCGGGAAGTAGGGCGCAGACTGCTCTCGAAGTTCTTGAGCGGATGATGCGCAAAAAAGGAACATATTCTCAAGCCCATAGACCCTTTGCCGTTCACCGTCTTGATAGAGAAACATCGGGCGTGATGATGTTTGCAATGACGGAAAAAGCTCAAAAAAAGATTATGGATCATTGGCAGACTCTGGTAACGGGGCGTATTTACCGTGCTGTTGCGGAAAATCCTGTGCAGGGAAATGCCGCGCGGAGCACTTTCGGCGTAATTAAGAACAGCGGCACTATTAACGATGAAATTGCATACAATGCGCACAATAGAGGTTTTGTTCCGTATGATAAAGCCCGCTTTAAGACGGTAAGTGCTGTAACTCATTACAAAATAATTGAACGCGGAACGCATCATACGCTTTTTGAATTAAGCCTTGAAACGGGACGAAAGAATCAAATCCGGGCGCATTTGGCATCGAAAGGGTATGTCCTTGCCGGAGATGAAAATTATCGAGCAAAGACCAATCCTTTCGGACGGCTTGCCCTCCATGCACGGACGCTTGAATTTAATCACCCATTTACGGGAGAACCGTTGAAATTTGAAATCCCTGAACCGAAAGAATGGCTTTTATACGTTAAAAATGGATAA
- the rplK gene encoding 50S ribosomal protein L11, which produces MMAKKKVTAVIKLQCPAGKATPAPPVGPALGPHGVSAPQFVQQFNDRTKSMEPGLVVPVVITVYSDKSFTFILKTPPAAVLIRKACNIQKGSANSVTQKVATLSKAKLEEIAKMKMPDITATDLEAAKKIIAGTARSMGVEVER; this is translated from the coding sequence ATTATGGCAAAGAAAAAGGTTACTGCGGTTATTAAATTGCAGTGTCCTGCTGGAAAGGCAACGCCAGCTCCGCCTGTCGGTCCCGCACTTGGTCCGCATGGTGTAAGCGCGCCTCAGTTTGTGCAGCAATTTAACGACCGCACAAAATCGATGGAGCCGGGTTTGGTTGTTCCGGTTGTTATTACAGTCTATTCAGATAAAAGCTTTACTTTTATCTTGAAGACTCCGCCGGCTGCTGTTTTAATCAGAAAGGCTTGCAATATCCAAAAAGGTTCTGCGAATTCCGTAACCCAGAAGGTTGCGACTTTATCAAAAGCAAAACTGGAAGAAATTGCAAAAATGAAGATGCCCGATATTACTGCAACTGATTTGGAAGCTGCAAAGAAGATTATTGCAGGTACTGCACGGAGTATGGGTGTGGAGGTAGAGCGCTAA
- the queA gene encoding tRNA preQ1(34) S-adenosylmethionine ribosyltransferase-isomerase QueA, translating to MFTKDFDFELPKELIAQYPSAERGNDRLLVLHRRTGALTDAMFSDLPDFLPPDCLMVFNNTKVRHARLYAHTGTGETEFLLIEPLDEGFVWKTIVKRAKRQREGKEYTFNDGTRAVLIPPPSPNAAEPDCKYVRFDRCIDDRWLEANGHIPLPPYIKRGDTNEDAARYQTVYAQNTGSVAAPTAGLHFTEPILQELDKRHIARTAVTLHVGLGTFLPVRTEVVEEHTMHSEKFFISDETAETVEAAHRSGKTILAVGTTSVRTLESAWKSDTQQLSRGMRATNIFIYPGFQFGLTGALLTNFHTPQSSLVMLVSAFAGRDNIFAAYRHAIEKKYRFFSYGDAMLIL from the coding sequence ATGTTTACAAAAGATTTCGATTTTGAACTTCCGAAAGAATTGATTGCGCAATATCCTTCAGCCGAACGCGGAAATGACCGGCTGCTTGTGTTACATAGACGGACGGGGGCATTAACCGATGCGATGTTCTCCGACTTACCTGATTTTTTACCGCCTGATTGTTTAATGGTGTTTAACAATACAAAAGTGCGTCATGCCCGTTTGTATGCCCATACCGGTACCGGCGAGACTGAGTTTTTGTTAATTGAGCCGCTCGACGAAGGCTTTGTGTGGAAAACCATTGTAAAGCGTGCCAAGCGGCAGCGGGAAGGGAAGGAGTACACCTTTAACGACGGCACCCGTGCCGTGCTGATTCCTCCTCCTTCCCCCAATGCAGCGGAACCTGATTGCAAATATGTACGCTTTGACCGCTGCATTGATGACCGTTGGCTGGAAGCCAACGGTCATATCCCGCTGCCTCCGTACATCAAGCGCGGCGACACAAATGAAGATGCCGCGCGGTACCAGACAGTATACGCACAGAACACCGGTTCGGTTGCGGCGCCTACCGCCGGACTCCACTTTACGGAGCCGATTTTACAGGAACTGGATAAGCGGCATATAGCGCGTACCGCTGTAACACTGCACGTCGGGCTTGGTACGTTTTTGCCGGTGCGGACGGAAGTAGTCGAAGAACACACGATGCACTCCGAAAAGTTTTTTATTTCCGACGAAACAGCGGAGACAGTGGAAGCGGCACACCGCAGCGGTAAAACCATATTGGCAGTCGGCACCACTTCGGTACGGACGCTTGAATCCGCATGGAAATCCGATACGCAGCAGTTGAGCCGCGGAATGCGGGCAACGAATATATTTATCTATCCCGGCTTTCAGTTCGGGCTTACCGGAGCGCTGCTTACCAACTTCCATACGCCGCAGTCGAGTCTTGTTATGCTGGTATCCGCATTTGCCGGTCGCGACAACATCTTTGCAGCTTACCGCCATGCAATAGAAAAAAAATATCGCTTTTTCTCTTACGGCGATGCCATGCTCATTCTTTAA